One genomic segment of Hemibagrus wyckioides isolate EC202008001 linkage group LG08, SWU_Hwy_1.0, whole genome shotgun sequence includes these proteins:
- the det1 gene encoding DET1 homolog isoform X2 translates to MASSEDEFPTLKPRRIQNQNVVHRLELRRISSGRSGAHWYRVRCFHQNLFPNFTAVNVEKPPCFLRKFSPDGRCFVAFSSDQTSLEIYEFRGCQAAEDLLQDHDEGRDGEVLSETVRARLFSRFFSLLHVTSVASNGEHLNRECSLFTDDGRYVIVGSAAYLPDEPQPHFFEVYRNNEAVTPNPRSPLEDYSLHIVDLHTGRLCDTRAFKCDKIILSHNQGLYLYRNILAVLSVQQQTIHVFQVTAEGTFLDVRTIGRFCYEDDLLTLSAVYSEAQVEGPAGFSRLYKEKSISSLKHRLLVFLWRRAERDGSATAKRRFFQYFDQLRQLRMWKMQLLDENHLLIKYTSEDVVTLRVTDPSQPSFFVVYNMVSTEVIAVFENTSDQLLELFENFCDLFRNATLHSEAVQFPCSASSNNYARQVQRRFKDTIVNAKYGGHTEAVRRLLGQLPISAQSYSSSPYLDLSLFSYDDKWVSVMERPKTCGDHPIREIRRDGR, encoded by the exons ATGGCGTCTTCAGAAGACGAGTTCCCGACCCTGAAGCCGCGCCGCATTCAGAACCAGAACGTGGTGCACAGGTTGGAGCTTCGGCGCATCAGCTCTGGCCGCTCCGGTGCTCACTGGTACCGTGTAcgctgtttccaccaaaacctCTTCCCTAACTTCACCGCCGTGAACGTGGAGAAGCCGCCTTGTTTCCTGCGCAAGTTCTCTCCAGACGGCCGCTGCTTCGTGGCGTTCTCCTCCGATCAGACCTCTCTTGAGATCTACGAGTTCCGGGGCTGCCAGGCGGCTGAGGATCTTTTGCAGGATCACGACGAGGGCCGAGACGGTGAGGTTCTGAGCGAGACTGTGCGAGCCCGTTTGTTCTCACGCTTTTTCTCGCTGCTTCACGTAACCAGTGTGGCGTCGAACGGTGAGCATCTGAACCGTGAGTGCAGCTTATTCACGGACGACGGACGTTATGTGATCGTGGGCTCGGCAGCATACCTGCCCGACGAGCCACAGCCGCACTTTTTCGAGGTTTATCGCAACAATGAGGCGGTGACTCCAAACCCACGCTCACCGCTTGAGGACTACTCTCTCCACATTGTCGATCTGCACACTGGACGCCTCTGTGACACGCGTGCCTTTAAATGTGATAAAATCATTCTGTCGCATAATCAGGGACTTTATCTGTACAGGAACATCCTCGCTGTTCTCTCCGTCCAGCAGCAGACCATCCACGTCTTTCAG GTGACGGCGGAGGGGACGTTCCTGGACGTGCGTACGATCGGGCGGTTCTGTTACGAGGATGACTTGTTGACGTTGTCGGCCGTGTACTCGGAGGCGCAGGTGGAGGGACCGGCTGGGTTCTCACGTCTCTATAAGGAAAAGAGCATCAGCTCTCTGAAACACCGGCTGCTGGTGTTCCTGTGGAGACGAGCCGAGCGTGACGGCAGCGCCACCGCTAAACGCCGCTTCTTCCAATACTTCGACCAGCTGCGACAGCTGCGCATGTGGAAAATGCAGCTTCTGGACGAGAATCACCTGCTGATCAAATACACCAGTGAGGACGTGGTGACGCTGCGAGTTACTGACCCCTCAcag ccgtCGTTCTTCGTGGTGTATAACATGGTGAGCACAGAGGTGATAGCGGTGTTTGAGAACACATCTGATCAGCTGCTGGAGCTGTTTGAGAATTTCTGTGATTTGTTCCGCAACGCTACGCTGCACAGTGAGGCTGTACAATTCCCCTGCTCCGCCTCCAGCAACAACTACGCCAGACAGGTCCAGCGCAG gtttaagGACACTATAGTAAATGCGAAGTACGGTGGTCACACGGAGGCGGTGCGGCGTTTACTCGGTCAGCTGCCCATCAGCGCTCAGTCGTACAGCAGCAGCCCGTACCTCGACCTCTCACTCTTCAGCTACGATGACAAGTGGGTCTCAGTGATGGAGCGCCCCAAAACCTGTGGAGATCACCCCATACG
- the det1 gene encoding DET1 homolog isoform X1 yields the protein MASSEDEFPTLKPRRIQNQNVVHRLELRRISSGRSGAHWYRVRCFHQNLFPNFTAVNVEKPPCFLRKFSPDGRCFVAFSSDQTSLEIYEFRGCQAAEDLLQDHDEGRDGEVLSETVRARLFSRFFSLLHVTSVASNGEHLNRECSLFTDDGRYVIVGSAAYLPDEPQPHFFEVYRNNEAVTPNPRSPLEDYSLHIVDLHTGRLCDTRAFKCDKIILSHNQGLYLYRNILAVLSVQQQTIHVFQVTAEGTFLDVRTIGRFCYEDDLLTLSAVYSEAQVEGPAGFSRLYKEKSISSLKHRLLVFLWRRAERDGSATAKRRFFQYFDQLRQLRMWKMQLLDENHLLIKYTSEDVVTLRVTDPSQPSFFVVYNMVSTEVIAVFENTSDQLLELFENFCDLFRNATLHSEAVQFPCSASSNNYARQVQRRFKDTIVNAKYGGHTEAVRRLLGQLPISAQSYSSSPYLDLSLFSYDDKWVSVMERPKTCGDHPIRFYARDSGLLKFKIQAGLLGRPINHTVRRLVAFTFHPFEPFAISVQRTNAEYVVNFHMRHSCS from the exons ATGGCGTCTTCAGAAGACGAGTTCCCGACCCTGAAGCCGCGCCGCATTCAGAACCAGAACGTGGTGCACAGGTTGGAGCTTCGGCGCATCAGCTCTGGCCGCTCCGGTGCTCACTGGTACCGTGTAcgctgtttccaccaaaacctCTTCCCTAACTTCACCGCCGTGAACGTGGAGAAGCCGCCTTGTTTCCTGCGCAAGTTCTCTCCAGACGGCCGCTGCTTCGTGGCGTTCTCCTCCGATCAGACCTCTCTTGAGATCTACGAGTTCCGGGGCTGCCAGGCGGCTGAGGATCTTTTGCAGGATCACGACGAGGGCCGAGACGGTGAGGTTCTGAGCGAGACTGTGCGAGCCCGTTTGTTCTCACGCTTTTTCTCGCTGCTTCACGTAACCAGTGTGGCGTCGAACGGTGAGCATCTGAACCGTGAGTGCAGCTTATTCACGGACGACGGACGTTATGTGATCGTGGGCTCGGCAGCATACCTGCCCGACGAGCCACAGCCGCACTTTTTCGAGGTTTATCGCAACAATGAGGCGGTGACTCCAAACCCACGCTCACCGCTTGAGGACTACTCTCTCCACATTGTCGATCTGCACACTGGACGCCTCTGTGACACGCGTGCCTTTAAATGTGATAAAATCATTCTGTCGCATAATCAGGGACTTTATCTGTACAGGAACATCCTCGCTGTTCTCTCCGTCCAGCAGCAGACCATCCACGTCTTTCAG GTGACGGCGGAGGGGACGTTCCTGGACGTGCGTACGATCGGGCGGTTCTGTTACGAGGATGACTTGTTGACGTTGTCGGCCGTGTACTCGGAGGCGCAGGTGGAGGGACCGGCTGGGTTCTCACGTCTCTATAAGGAAAAGAGCATCAGCTCTCTGAAACACCGGCTGCTGGTGTTCCTGTGGAGACGAGCCGAGCGTGACGGCAGCGCCACCGCTAAACGCCGCTTCTTCCAATACTTCGACCAGCTGCGACAGCTGCGCATGTGGAAAATGCAGCTTCTGGACGAGAATCACCTGCTGATCAAATACACCAGTGAGGACGTGGTGACGCTGCGAGTTACTGACCCCTCAcag ccgtCGTTCTTCGTGGTGTATAACATGGTGAGCACAGAGGTGATAGCGGTGTTTGAGAACACATCTGATCAGCTGCTGGAGCTGTTTGAGAATTTCTGTGATTTGTTCCGCAACGCTACGCTGCACAGTGAGGCTGTACAATTCCCCTGCTCCGCCTCCAGCAACAACTACGCCAGACAGGTCCAGCGCAG gtttaagGACACTATAGTAAATGCGAAGTACGGTGGTCACACGGAGGCGGTGCGGCGTTTACTCGGTCAGCTGCCCATCAGCGCTCAGTCGTACAGCAGCAGCCCGTACCTCGACCTCTCACTCTTCAGCTACGATGACAAGTGGGTCTCAGTGATGGAGCGCCCCAAAACCTGTGGAGATCACCCCATACG gttctaTGCACGAGACTCTGGTTTGCTGAAGTTTAAGATCCAGGCTGGTCTTCTGGGTCGGCCGATAAATCACACCGTGCGCCGCCTCGTCGCCTTCACCTTCCACCCGTTCGAACCGTTTGCCATCTCAGTGCAGCGCACCAACGCCGAGTATGTGGTCAACTTCCACATGCGCCACAGCTGCTcctga